CGCATTTTAATCCTCTAGTTTTTAATCAAGGCATATAATTACCCCCTATAATACAGCATTAGTTCTCATACCCTAAATTATGATTGCACAGAGAAATGTGATTATGTCCTTTTCCCGGATCTAACCCTTTCTCTGCCGGGTTCATTACAGCTTCTTCTAGCTTTCAGCAACAGCATGATATCAGCCCTCAAGTCAGGACATTTTGTACCTTGTTCCACAGGTGTCCAAGACAGTTCTTAACAAATGTacttctgcagcagctcacagAGCGAGAATAGTGCCGGATGAATGTGGCAATCAGTGACTGGTGGGTATAAAAGAGTCATAGAGGCTGATTGCACGGTGGGAGCTGCAGAGCAGTGCTCCTCAGACTCTCTCCATGCAAGGAATAACAAGCTCCATCGCCCACAGTGTGAAACAACAGACTGCTAATTGGAATCAGCACGCCTCTCCCTGAGCTTTTTCTAATATCTGCCGGCTGCCTGGTTCATGATGTAGGTAAGGTATGGGGgtgttttgtttcagctgtTGTCCATGTATGACACATATCTCTTCAGCAGTGTCTTTATAAATGATGCGTTGTGCTGGAACGCCCTCAatgaaaataacacagagaacCCACCAAACCAATTACAGATTATGAAACTGCATCAGTACCTTCATCTCTGCATCACATACCAAGGCATTATTCAATGCAACACTTTACACTGCCATTaatattaaatgttgttttcttgatGTCTGTGGTTTGCAAGAGAGCTTAACCTTTTTCAGAAAGATTTGATCAACTGCTGACGTTAACAAATAATCACATGTCCAACCTTACCAACCACATCGTCATGGCCCAATTAAGCCACTAGGTGGTCCTTGACCGCTGTTCGTCCTTGTTCCTCAAACATCAAGCTTGTTTATCCTCACAACAGACAACACTACTCATACCTGGCCACAAGTCAATCATAAACAATGGGTTAGTGGAATATGTGCCACACAAGCACAATACTGTgattatttgatatatatattgtgaTTAACTGACACATCTATATCCTTATGCTATATGTGCAGCTATAATCCAGTTAGGTTTAAGTAATCATTTATTATGgaaaataaactataaaacaCCAACACGTTTTATAATGCCCTCTAAATACTTTCTAACCTCCCTACTCAGCTCCAAACCTATCAATTTCTTCCGAAgaccagatttttttaaaaaatagatcaGTAATTTCCTAAAATGGCTGGCCAAACACGACtccaacaataaaaaatagtaTTTGTTGGAGACAAATCTCAAGCTGTAGATTAATACACATGTAATGCACAATACAATGGCCCAATGGCACAGATGAATAAATTATATCTATCTTTGACTACACAAGCAATACTTGTTTGTAAAATCAATTGTTGCCGGGTCTGGTCTTATTActtgacaataataataaaagatataGGATGTCTCCACATTTATCCATTAAGATAAAAGAAAGAGTAAGGTTTATTAAACAGGAAGGAATGTGATCCTTCCCATGACAGTTAGACATGCTACTAGATCCTTACTTTCAGACTCACACAATATAAAATGGACACGCTTTCTGCTTTCACTCTAGAATCAGGTGCTGAATGTTATCTGAGAACTGTCCACTATGATTTTGCTTCCCAGAGAAACGCGGCTGGACCCAGCTGCAGTAGAATTTCTTGTTGATTTTAGAATGAGAGTTTGCCTAGTGAGCAGGACCCTCAGCACATATCGATCAATATGCCTTCTAGTACTGCACTCAATCAGTCTGGTATGGCTtcatgtaaatgaaaaacaacattacacGGTCTTCTTCCATGTGATTCAAGGGTTAACATACAGcagcaaacatttcaaaccTATGCTACGCAGAGCCTGCACTGAGCTTAATTGGCATGTTGGACATGTTAGCGTTGAGACTTGagacactgcaaacacaaagacTAATGCTTTCTCTCTGAAATCGTGTACAAACAAAGTCcaccacacactcaaacacgctttaacacacaaaacatacttGTCAGTGTTTGTAGGTGTATGTGCAGTTGCAGCtacaaattcaaaacacatgGCATGCAAGTACAGAGGCGTAAGCAGTCATCACACGCAAATTACACCAACTGATAACTCCCGCAGAAATTGCAAAGGGAAGACGTTGGAGGTCATGATGTTTCTGTGGAGCTGGACCTTGTAGGGTTACGTAACATTGCCGCCAGTGAGTATTTTACAGGCCATCAAATACACATCCACAGATCAGCATGCACAACGAACACCACTCAGTCACAAGATTATTTTTCAATCACATGACCATAACACTATCTTCTTTAGGTGGGGGTGCATAAATAATGCAATGCAGAATTAAAGAATAAAGGAGTGAGGTGACAGAGTTGTTTgtaatacagtatatcatatcGCCAAAGGATTTGAATGACCGGCCAGCAGAGGGATATGTGGGATAGAGCACATCTTGCTTAGATCACTGTCTCGCTGCTCCATGcagtggatgatgatgataaattaCTCGATTTGACAATAGTGGGTGTAACCGCTATCATCCATATATTGATAGCTTAACAAGGGTTATCATGTGCTGTTGTGGTGGTAATGATTGTAGGGGTGGGGATGATGCCgtacagtgtgtgcgtgtgctgtttgtttctgcaCAAGCTCGAGGATGTGTGAAATGTTGcatatttgtatttgaataACACTCCAGCTGCTGATGCAGAGGATcattgtgcctgtgtgtgtgtgtgtgtatgcatgtctgtgtgcgtgtgtgtgtatttgtggaaTGGAGTGGGATTGTAGCCCCCCCTCTCAACAAGCCATTAGACTCGTATTGATTTCTCATTAAAGCCCTGGTTAAAAATACAGCCTGATGTTGCCTTTGAGGGAAAAGCAGATGATACATGTGTCATCCACCTGAGGAGTGAAGACGTGAACTCAGCACGTGTTCAGGCCCACGCCTACATAgctaaaaatataaacacacacacctggctaAGGACTGCCTGTAGGCACACACCACAAACATGATTCAAATTCACAACTGTCGGCGAGCACATACGCTCACAGTCCACCCATTGTATGATGTGTGACTGAGCGCGAGTagccccccccatccctcctttTAATTAAAGCATGCAGTAAGTGTGAAATTAACTCTCTCCTACACCAGGCCTGACAGCTCtgagtgggaggagggagaatcTAACGCCTTTGTCTACGCACATAATTAGAGGGATGGATAGAAAGAGTGGGGTAAAGGGATAAAGACAGAAGACCAGCCAATCCACCACAAAGAGAAACCAGAAGCAGGATGGAAgagataaaagacagaaaagctacagaaagagagagagatgaggggagtgAGGAGGGCTCCGAAAATGATAAAGTGAAGGGGTTAAGAGAAAGTAAGATGGGAAGTCTGAtcaagggagggagagatagggacaacaaagaaataaagaaagaaagaaatgggcAGGATGCGGAGGGGTGCTGTAGTGAGTACCACCTTAAAAAATAAGCTCATCCACTCATGCCTGGGGATAATTTGATGATCCACCACCGCACTGTAAGAGTGAGAACCACAAGAGAGaaaaccacagaggaagaaaagaacagagaggaagaagggagaggTAGCAAGTGTAGTGGCGGGCTTGATAGATTGTACAATTTaggaaagaagagaggcagGGAGTCTTATGAGTTTAAGAATTGATGAAGACAAAATGGGCCTGGGTAGCAGGGGTAATAACTTGTGGGGCTTCATGCTACTCCTTATGGGTCGCGTCCCGACTCCGCCCGCCCCGATGGACGGTTTCCCCACCTTCCTCCGTCCAGCTGCACCACCTCTCTACAGCTGAAATTAGTAAAGGGAGGAGCATGGTGCTAGTTTAAAGGGGAGAAATGAGTGGGTGCGGGTGtggtgaaaaagaaatcagctgCAGCATGGTGAGCTGCCACCGTGACCGATTTGTCATCATGAGTTGAGCTTTGACTTGGATGCTAGAAACTTCGGAACTTCTTCTAAATTGGTGTCATCTGCTACACTGGTGCAGTAAGTGTTGAGGAGCAAAGTGTAATGGAAATGGTCAAGTACACCAACACGTTCACCCATGAATACTTGAAATGACCATCACTTTATGTAGCATGAGCCTAGAAAAGAAGTGAATCAGTGTATCTTATGTAGCATGAGCCTAGAAAAGAAGTGAATCAGTGTATCTTGATAGTTGTAGCGTGACGAAAGGAATTTCAATCAACTACAATTACTTGAACATAATATGACTATTCTTTTGACTTAAAAGAGCAACTAGTCACCACCACATTTTCTGACCTTCACTTTTTGGAGTCATAACTTCTCACCAGCAGTGATGTAAACGTGTACTCCAGGTTTCAGTCAGCGCACTGTGACATTATTTTTGGGTGTAAAGGTGTAACAGAGGGTGTGAAAACAATGCTCCAGGTATTAAAGGAGacttattattctttttcagtttttccctttgctCTAAAGTGTTATATAGGTTTCGTTGTGTATGttaaaggtctgcaaagttaaaaagatgaaAGTGTAGAGGGATCTCCTCCTCTGAATATGAGCTATGTATCCTTTAAGAAACTCATTCACTTAAATTACATTCTCTTACTCTGACATACATGTTTCTGACTCATACCGCACATGGCATGGTTTTACATATTAATCATACAGTATACTACAGAGCTCTGCGTAAATGTTTACTTTCAGTTTACAAATTTCTGAACAGTGTGCACGGACTGACTTCTTTCCTCAGAGAATCCAATTTATCTTGATTTAAGGGTGGATTTCATGCTATATTGTGTTCTGCAATGGACTTTCTTACAACTCTCGTTGAGTAATGTTCTATTTATTGTGCTTTTCACTCCAAACCCTGAATAAATGAGTCATTTGCAACAAGTCTGCACAGAATATTAATCTGAGAGCAAACCGTAAATCGAGAGATCATATTTACAAAtggcttttttatttcccagcTTACCCTAGGGGGTCTCCATACTATTGTACTACCCACTCAttatatttgatgttttgtaagttaaagctgcaaaaataactttttttcatttttgctgaaaCTTGGAAGTAATATGTGACTGTAGTTCATCTGGCgacccctactgcctttaatgccatttgccagaatcctCCGCGCCCgaagaaaaatctccaatcacagccagggggcgtctctccgctctgtcaatcatctggTTACACGCTGCTCAGCGCTGCTCAGTCCCTGTGCACACATTCACTTGCTCGGTcaagaccaagctcacgtcttagCAACGAGGACctagcagcagaagcggagtaagtttgaaaacaccgtggcagagaaacaccaagcatcgaaaaaactgcccacctcctttgccagaaactgcatatataACAAATACCACAAGCAAAAATACCgatcgagcagatgtaaacattgtgtgtgtgtgtgtgggtgtgtgtgtgtgtgtgtgtgtgtgtgtgtgtgtgtcaagaatCACACTCACTTGATGAACCGCTCCGGAGCAGATTCATGAACACCGTCCACATGCTGTGACAACTTCTGGTCTAACCATGCGATGCTGAACCATGAGCAGGCTGATTGGCTGGTATGAGAATACTGCAAATAAGGTGGCTCTTAACAGACAAATATAATCATTTAACCAAATGCTGTACATCCTTTCCCTCTAGTTTGCATCTTATATGCaacacaatatacaatatataggACATGTGAATACCAACATGttataacaattattttttatttttttattttcgtaTAGCACATATGCAAGCATGCTCACAAAACAATACAGTAATAATATATCTTGTTAAACCTAAGACtgtataacagaaaataaaggaGGTAGAGCATATCacttaaacataaaaaatacatatatgaaaaaatgCAAAGTTCCAgagttacatttacattttgtaacGTCAGGTGGGTAAGAAAATTACATCACATGTCAAAGAACATTTGTTGTTTATACGTCCTTTGGGTTTGGTCTGCAGATGCGGCCTGAGCGTGTGCAGAGGTGGGACCAAGTCATTGTTTTGCAAGTCATAAGTAAGTCTCAAGTCTTTGCCCTCAAGTCCCGAGTCAAGTCCCGAGTCAAGACAGGCAAGTCCCGAGTCAAGTCCAAAGTCAAGACTGACAAGTCTCAAGTTAAGTCCCAAGTCCTGCAGTTTGAGTTTCAAGTCCTTTCGAGTCCTTTTAACCAGAGAGTAATAATATATTTACCCAGATCATGTATgcttttaaaatctgtatttatttattaaaacaagtGCAATTgaaattgcagaaaaaaattgtgctgaAATTGCACTTCTTCATTGCACTATTAACCagtcatttttaacatttaactcaTATTTTGCAAGaatattcttcattttaaaccacttctttacagaataaacacatttgaaaaagtgcAACTGTAATTATTTGTACAAAAGTGCTAACATTGTATTTCCATGGCATATTGCATTTTAACTAGTTCCACAGCtgtttctgtcctgtcctgtactTATCTCATCGcatattgtctgtgtgtgtatgtgtgcgtgtgtgtgtacatgtgagaAACATAACAAATACATGAACATAACAATGAACAGGGTTGTGCTTTTATATGTCAGGGCCCTATGCCTCATTGCATTTGCAAAAGACCAAATTGGCCAAAAGGTCTGTCAGTCATTTGTGCACGATGGGGACGTAGTATGATGCCACCATGGCTGAAAACTCGCTCCACTGGAGCACTCGAGGCAGGCACTGCCAAGACTCTAATGGCCACTCGGAACAGTGAAGGAAGAGTCTTCATGTTTAATGCCCAGAACAAAAGGGCGTTCTGTCCTTCAGCTATGTCAAGGTAGTGATTTAGCTGTAGTGCTGGAGTTGTCCCAACATCCTTCTTCTGCCTCTTATGATATGCAGCAAACAgcccttctccttctctaaGGTCCTCTTGCTCTTCTTCATCAACAAGAGGCACAGGTTGCTTAGTCTCTGCAGCATCTTCCAGGATCAATTCTGgcaaaacatgtaaaaacaatagCAGAAACAAAGGAGACCTTATTACCATTTGTGTTGGTGATGCAGTGTGTTAGACTGAAATACTTAATTATTGTTGTAGTCAATTAGATCAGATTATGAGGGGAAAAGTTACACTAGACTCAGTAACATTTACCTTTAACTCTTTGTGCCACCTCTACCTTGACGTCACGATTGACCAGCACATGGGGCTCCAACCACAACAGAGAAAATGCTGGATCCAAGGCAACTGCTTTGAGGTAGACTGGATCTGAAAAGGGGGCAGTGATCCCATCTTGTGTCCTGGCCATTTTCACGTTGATGAAGATTCCAAGAAATCTTTTGTTCAGGGATGCCTGGAGACTTCTGACCAGGCCGCTCAGGAAAAAGACTTGAGGCTTCAGCTTCTCAAGGTGGTAGTTGAGGGAAAAAATGGATGGAACAACAGCACTGATTGTGATGACCTTCTCCCCCTGCATCAAATCAGTTGCTTCTCCAAATGGCTTCAAGATGTCCACCAACTCCTTCAACAGATTCCACTCCCGTGCTGTGAATGACAACTCCCTGTGCCCAGCCTTTTCTAGAAGAGCACAGAGCTTTAGATAATTGCACTGTAGAACTGCCTTCACTTGCCTCAGTGTTGAGTTCCATCTTGTGTTGACTGCAGCAGGGATGCATTTCTGTTCCCCAAATTCAGCATCAAACACATCTTTGAatgttgtgcttgtgtgcagcAGTGAGCTGAGTTTTGATAACtttgaaagagaaggagataccacttttgtttctttcaaaccGTCTCCCACCACCAGCTGAAGAGTTTGCGCAAACCACTGCAAGCGCTGTTTCTTTGCCACAGCAACATCTACTGTTTGCTGATCTTCCAGGGTTAAGTCACACCAGAGCTAGGGGTCATCAAGATGATCTCGGTCATTGTCATCCTCTTGTTTACTGGGGAAGCACACAGTAAATGCTTTTCGCATGTTAGCAGCATTGTCACTAATAATGTAGTCCAGTTTATCTTTAATGTTGTATTCATCACTTATTGTCTCAAATTGGTCACAGATTctttcagctgtgtgtgagcCTTTGAAGCGCTCACAGGCCAAGAGATTGGACTTTAGCTGtatcctctctgcctctttctctaTCCAGTGCACAGTGACACCGAGGAATCCCCTCATCTTTCGGTCAGACCAAATGTCCACAGTGACTGAAACGTGGTCAGTGTTGCTCAATtgagtttttaattttgaacgTCTCTCTTCAGCGAGGCTCTCTGTTTTCGATGTCAGTGTTCTGCTGTACTTGGGCTGTACTTGCTGTCAAGTACTGTCAGAAAGTGCCGAAAACTCTTGTTTTCCACAATAGACAGGGGCAAGTTGCAAACAATAATCAAGTCAGACAGTATTGCATTGGTGATAGCTTTCTGCTGTGGATGACTCATGCTGTAATGCCCGACACGATTGTCCAGGA
The Scophthalmus maximus strain ysfricsl-2021 chromosome 15, ASM2237912v1, whole genome shotgun sequence DNA segment above includes these coding regions:
- the LOC118286815 gene encoding uncharacterized protein LOC118286815; its protein translation is MQGEKVITISAVVPSIFSLNYHLEKLKPQVFFLSGLVRSLQASLNKRFLGIFINVKMARTQDGITAPFSDPVYLKAVALDPAFSLLWLEPHVLVNRDVKVEVAQRVKELILEDAAETKQPVPLVDEEEQEDLREGEGLFAAYHKRQKKDVGTTPALQLNHYLDIAEGQNALLFWALNMKTLPSLFRVAIRVLAVPASSAPVERVFSHGGIILRPHRAQMTDRPFGQFGLLQMQ